Proteins from one Thalassophryne amazonica chromosome 20, fThaAma1.1, whole genome shotgun sequence genomic window:
- the zgc:101785 gene encoding annexin A2, whose amino-acid sequence MDHEYFRSYEMCWGTLGTVRPFSNFHPVNDVEQIQTALNKKDTLTLLRILTNRSNAQRQAIAITYQTSTQKNLVASMKKVLSGDLESLLVELLMPPVQYEAYRLQQAMEGLGTDEETLLEILCTRSGNQLREIAAVYKECYKKDLEKELKAETSGDFAKLVVALLNKENVTGTVQRDLESLSASINTKKADTEPWIDILTSRNSAHLNKVLLELELQSGQEVDQTVQKRFTGDIQLGLSILVQCIENQDRYLAKRLATMKAEIVRRIMVSHCEKDLLCIRAAFIKLTGTSLYTTLQKRFKGDYLQALLGLCRSED is encoded by the exons GAAATGTGTTGGGGCACCCTTGGAACGGTGCGACCGTTCTCAAATTTCCATCCTGTGAATGATGTTGAGCAGATCCAGACTGCGCTCAATAAGAAAG ATACACTGACCCTACTGAGAATTTTAACCAATCGGAGCAATGCTCAGAGGCAGGCCATCGCCATAACCTACCAGACGTCAACACAAAAG AATCTGGTAGCTAGCATGAAGAAAGTTCTGTCTGGAGATCTGGAATCGCTGCTGGTGGAGCTGCTGATGCCTCCGGTGCAGTACGAAGCTTACAGGCTGCAGCAGGCcatggag ggtttAGGCACGGATGAGGAAACTCTGCTGGAGATCCTGTGCACCCGATCAGGGAATCAGCTTCGAGAAATCGCCGCTGTCTACAAAGAGT GCTACAAGAAGGACCTGGAGAAAGAGTTGAAAGCGGAAACAAGCGGAGACTTTGCTAAGCTTGTTGTGGCTTTGCTCAAT AAAGAAAATGTCACCGGCACAGTGCAAAGAGATCTTGAG TCACTGTCTGCGTCTATAAACACCAAGAAAGCCGACACAGAGCCGTGGATCGACATTCTGACCTCGAGAAACTCAGCCCATCTCAACAAAG TGCTGTTGGAGCTGGAGCTGCAGAGCGGACAGGAGGTGGATCAGACTGTGCAGAAGCGATTCACAGGAGACATTCAACTGGGTTTGAGCATTTTAG TGCAGTGCATTGAAAATCAAGATCGCTATTTGGCTAAAAGACTCGCTACCATGAAG GCAGAAATAGTGCGGAGGATCATGGTGTCACACTGCGAAAAAGACCTGCTGTGTATCCGAGCCGCCTTCATTAAATTAACGGGCACCTCCCTGTACACGACCCTGCAG AAACGGTTCAAGGGAGACTATCTGCAAGCTCTGCTGGGCCTCTGTCGATCTGAAGACTAA